The proteins below come from a single Nocardiopsis gilva YIM 90087 genomic window:
- a CDS encoding peptidoglycan-binding domain-containing protein has product MSGKPSGPVTQSPSWWDVLKIGRIHWRVGFVEYVLQDFGYNVGSIDDRFDHMLEEAVRKFQGDYYLRLTSAVDDATWTQMRTLFGVVRRGDFSDLVRAVQYALNEGHGYHLAVDGDFGPLTEQAVRDFQRSQSIDVDGEVGIQTFTYLVIIGR; this is encoded by the coding sequence ATGTCAGGAAAGCCGAGTGGCCCGGTAACGCAGTCGCCGAGCTGGTGGGACGTGCTCAAGATCGGCCGCATCCACTGGCGTGTCGGCTTTGTGGAGTACGTCCTCCAGGACTTCGGCTACAACGTCGGTTCGATCGATGACCGCTTCGACCACATGCTGGAGGAGGCCGTCCGCAAGTTCCAGGGGGACTACTACCTCCGGCTCACCAGCGCGGTCGACGACGCGACCTGGACGCAGATGCGCACCCTGTTCGGGGTCGTCAGACGGGGGGACTTCTCGGACCTGGTCCGCGCAGTGCAGTACGCGCTCAACGAGGGCCACGGCTACCACCTGGCCGTGGACGGTGACTTCGGTCCGCTGACCGAGCAGGCCGTGCGGGACTTCCAAAGGTCGCAGAGCATCGATGTCGACGGCGAGGTCGGCATCCAAACCTTCACCTACCTGGTCATCATCGGCCGCTAA
- a CDS encoding ABC transporter ATP-binding protein: MSDGSTTGPRPDSGVFRRGMRVLWVAMRTEPWVCAIAVGGASLHAAVTVGSASVLGHITDTTILPAFAEGRTTVAALAAAAALLIGIGVFKAAGLAARRLFAGLMQFRMQARYRREVARTYLRLPLAWHHRHPTGQLLSNANADVEAAWQPLAPLPMVIGSLFLLLIAAVAMVVTDPVLALVGFVVFPLLFAANVAFQRRVAPMATRAQALRAEVSEVAHESFDGALVVKTLGREDTETERFTAAAHRLRDAQIQVGRMRSMFDPVMETLPNLGVLAVLMVGMWRLSTGAIVPGDLVQIAFLFTLLALPIRSFGWLLGDLPRSVVGWDRVQHVLASEGTMEHGATRLSGTGGIGVDVTDVAFSYEDSYTEPGTSGRRDLVDAPDAAEAPRSTVLHDVAFDIAPGRTVALVGPTGSGKSTLTTLLMRLVDPDTGTVRYDGTDVRDLEKGELSRVAALVPQSTFVFEDTVRDNVALGADVPDEDVWAALRLARADSFVAALPNALDTRLGERGTSLSGGQRQRLALARAVVRRPRLLILDDATSAVDPQVEAQILAGLRDTDLAATVVVVAYRRATIELADDVIYLEQGTVRDRGTHSELLERSPGYQRLVTAYERAAEEREARATGRAENVDTSEEIVR; the protein is encoded by the coding sequence ATGTCCGACGGAAGCACGACGGGGCCGAGGCCCGACTCCGGGGTGTTCCGCCGCGGCATGCGGGTGCTGTGGGTCGCCATGCGCACCGAACCCTGGGTGTGCGCCATCGCCGTCGGCGGAGCGTCCCTGCACGCGGCCGTCACGGTCGGATCGGCATCCGTCCTCGGCCACATCACCGACACCACGATCCTCCCCGCCTTCGCCGAGGGCCGCACCACGGTCGCCGCGCTGGCCGCGGCGGCCGCCCTGCTCATCGGCATCGGCGTTTTCAAGGCCGCCGGACTCGCCGCGCGGCGGCTGTTCGCCGGGCTCATGCAGTTCCGGATGCAGGCCCGCTACCGCCGCGAGGTCGCCCGCACCTACCTGCGACTCCCGCTGGCCTGGCACCACCGCCACCCCACCGGCCAGCTGCTGTCCAACGCCAACGCCGACGTCGAGGCCGCATGGCAGCCCCTGGCCCCCCTCCCCATGGTGATCGGCAGCCTCTTCCTGCTCCTGATCGCGGCCGTCGCCATGGTCGTCACCGACCCCGTCCTCGCCCTCGTCGGGTTCGTCGTCTTTCCCCTGCTCTTCGCCGCCAACGTCGCCTTCCAGCGCCGCGTCGCCCCCATGGCCACACGCGCCCAGGCGTTGCGCGCCGAGGTCAGCGAGGTCGCCCACGAGTCCTTCGACGGCGCGCTGGTCGTCAAGACCCTGGGCCGCGAGGACACCGAGACCGAACGGTTCACCGCCGCCGCCCACCGGCTCCGCGACGCCCAGATCCAGGTCGGGCGGATGCGCTCGATGTTCGACCCCGTCATGGAGACCCTGCCCAACCTCGGCGTGCTCGCCGTACTGATGGTGGGCATGTGGCGGCTGTCCACCGGCGCGATCGTGCCCGGCGACCTCGTCCAGATCGCCTTCCTGTTCACTCTGCTCGCCCTGCCCATCCGCTCCTTCGGCTGGCTGCTGGGCGACCTGCCGCGCAGCGTCGTCGGCTGGGACCGCGTCCAGCACGTGCTGGCGTCCGAGGGGACCATGGAGCACGGCGCCACCCGCCTCAGCGGGACCGGCGGCATCGGGGTCGACGTCACCGACGTCGCCTTCTCCTACGAGGACAGCTACACCGAGCCCGGCACGAGTGGCCGCCGCGACCTCGTCGACGCCCCGGACGCGGCCGAGGCGCCGCGCTCCACGGTCCTGCACGATGTCGCGTTCGACATCGCCCCGGGCCGCACCGTCGCGCTCGTCGGCCCCACCGGCTCCGGCAAGTCCACCCTGACGACCCTGCTCATGCGTCTCGTCGACCCCGACACCGGCACCGTCCGCTACGACGGCACCGACGTGCGCGACCTGGAGAAGGGGGAGCTGTCCCGCGTCGCCGCGCTGGTGCCGCAGTCGACCTTCGTCTTCGAGGACACCGTGCGCGACAACGTCGCCCTCGGCGCCGACGTGCCCGACGAGGACGTGTGGGCCGCACTGCGGCTGGCGCGCGCCGACTCCTTCGTCGCGGCGCTGCCCAACGCGCTCGACACCCGCCTCGGCGAACGCGGCACGAGCCTGTCGGGCGGCCAGCGGCAGCGCCTGGCCCTGGCCCGCGCCGTGGTGCGCCGCCCCCGGCTGCTCATCCTCGACGACGCCACCTCGGCCGTCGACCCGCAGGTCGAGGCCCAGATCCTGGCCGGGCTCCGGGACACCGACCTCGCCGCCACCGTCGTCGTGGTCGCCTACCGCAGGGCCACTATCGAGCTGGCCGACGACGTCATCTACCTGGAACAGGGCACCGTGCGGGACCGCGGCACGCACAGCGAGCTGCTGGAGCGCTCGCCCGGCTACCAGCGCCTGGTGACCGCCTACGAGCGGGCCGCGGAGGAAAGGGAGGCGCGGGCGACCGGCCGCGCCGAGAACGTCGACACGTCCGAGGAGATCGTCCGTTGA
- a CDS encoding ABC transporter ATP-binding protein produces the protein MSAPATTPTRRDTDQPTAAAGGGAGTTTLHRSNDSALGTIRRGLELSPEFTRGLRLTLLFAVVATLGKVIVPMAIQQVIDNGLGAGGGEPDLSFVAATVGLCAVLLLVTMVCSYLMNLRLYRATESGLATLRRKAFRHVHDLSVLTQNSERKGALVSRVTADVDQISTFMQWGGLLLIISTGQLFIATTLMAVYSWKLTLLVWVCFLPLMFGVRWLQKLLSKAYLKVRERTGDMLGAIGETVMGAAVIRAHGTEERTARRIDETVLATRTAQVRAQRLSMAVSPFAEIVAAVGNAAVVVAGVLIGIGGDITPGELVAFLFLVTLFVMPMMMATEIFNEAQNAIAGWRRVLGVLDTVPDIADPGEAGRELPRGPVSVGFDHVSYAYPDGPTVLDDVDVEIRPGTRVAVVGETGSGKTTFVKLLTRLMDPLHGRVLLDGVDLRDVAFSSLRSRVVMVPQEGFLFDSSLGDNIRFARPEATDAELEAAIAELGLADWLGGLAHGLDTPVGQRGESLSAGERQLVALVRAYIADPELLVLDEATSAVDPHTEVRIQRALDRLTHGRTSVTIAHRLSTAEAAEEVFVFDAGRLVQRGTHTDLVATPGIYADLHASWVHSSA, from the coding sequence TTGAGCGCCCCTGCCACCACCCCCACCCGGCGCGACACCGACCAGCCGACCGCCGCCGCCGGCGGCGGGGCGGGCACCACTACCCTGCACCGGTCGAACGACTCCGCTCTGGGCACCATCCGCCGCGGGTTGGAGCTGTCCCCGGAGTTCACCCGCGGCCTCAGGCTGACCCTGCTGTTCGCGGTCGTGGCCACGCTGGGCAAGGTCATCGTCCCCATGGCGATCCAACAGGTCATCGACAACGGCCTCGGCGCCGGCGGAGGCGAGCCCGACCTGTCGTTTGTGGCCGCCACGGTCGGCCTGTGCGCCGTGCTGCTGCTGGTCACCATGGTCTGCTCCTACCTGATGAACCTGCGGCTGTACCGGGCCACCGAGTCTGGTCTGGCCACGCTGCGCCGCAAGGCGTTCCGGCACGTCCACGACCTGTCCGTGCTCACCCAGAACAGCGAGCGCAAGGGCGCGCTGGTCTCGCGGGTCACCGCCGACGTCGACCAGATCTCCACGTTCATGCAGTGGGGCGGCCTGCTGCTGATCATCAGCACCGGGCAGCTGTTCATCGCCACCACCCTCATGGCGGTCTACTCCTGGAAGCTCACCCTGCTGGTGTGGGTCTGCTTCCTGCCGCTGATGTTCGGCGTCCGGTGGCTGCAGAAGCTGCTGTCCAAGGCCTACCTGAAGGTGCGCGAGCGTACCGGCGACATGCTCGGCGCCATCGGCGAGACCGTCATGGGCGCCGCGGTCATCCGGGCGCACGGCACCGAGGAGCGCACGGCCCGGCGCATCGACGAGACCGTCCTGGCGACCCGCACGGCCCAGGTCAGGGCGCAGCGGCTGTCCATGGCGGTCTCCCCGTTCGCCGAGATCGTCGCCGCCGTGGGCAACGCCGCCGTGGTCGTGGCCGGGGTGCTGATCGGCATCGGCGGCGACATCACCCCCGGCGAGCTGGTGGCGTTCCTGTTCCTGGTGACGCTGTTCGTCATGCCGATGATGATGGCCACCGAGATCTTCAACGAGGCGCAGAACGCCATCGCCGGATGGCGGCGCGTCCTCGGCGTGCTCGACACCGTCCCCGACATCGCCGACCCCGGCGAGGCCGGACGGGAGTTGCCGCGCGGTCCGGTGTCCGTCGGCTTCGACCACGTGAGCTACGCCTACCCCGACGGCCCGACCGTGCTCGACGACGTCGACGTGGAGATCCGGCCGGGCACCCGGGTCGCCGTGGTGGGCGAGACCGGCTCGGGCAAGACCACCTTCGTCAAGCTGCTCACCCGGCTGATGGACCCGCTGCACGGGCGCGTCCTGCTCGACGGCGTGGACCTGCGCGACGTCGCCTTCTCCTCGCTGCGCAGCCGCGTCGTGATGGTCCCCCAGGAGGGGTTCCTGTTCGACAGCTCGTTGGGCGACAACATCCGCTTCGCCCGCCCCGAGGCCACCGACGCCGAGCTGGAGGCCGCCATCGCCGAACTCGGGCTCGCCGACTGGCTCGGCGGGCTCGCGCACGGCCTGGACACCCCGGTCGGCCAGCGCGGCGAATCCCTGTCGGCGGGGGAGCGCCAGCTCGTGGCGCTGGTCCGGGCCTACATCGCCGACCCCGAGCTGCTGGTGCTGGACGAGGCCACCTCGGCGGTCGACCCGCACACCGAGGTCCGCATCCAGCGTGCCCTGGACCGCCTCACCCACGGCCGGACATCGGTGACCATCGCCCACCGCCTGTCCACGGCCGAGGCCGCCGAGGAGGTCTTCGTCTTCGACGCCGGGCGCCTCGTCCAGCGCGGGACGCACACCGACCTGGTCGCCACCCCGGGCATCTACGCCGACCTGCACGCCTCCTGGGTGCACAGCTCGGCCTGA
- a CDS encoding SIS domain-containing protein has translation MTAELLSADLAGKPGALTALADRLARRDPYAALPSLLDDEPAGVLLLGTGGARYACEAAAERMRRAGLGAVAEYASTTASLPPGPDTLVVAVSLGSGLRELCTALDHYVERSAVIVLCDDADSPVARYADVLVPLLSGEERSGLACSGYMNALALLLLLGHQLGAPVLGATADLGQTLRRSANAISDLVERAPGWVPEAAKALDSPDGVHFVAPVERLCSARQAALAVRQGPVRAAHAAESAEWSHTGRHLAAISDYRAVLFTGSHYDDRVAEHLLQLRGAFVAVGGAVEGAEVNLRYLGDTDPDVRLLTEPVVGELLAAHWWAERGV, from the coding sequence GTGACCGCCGAGTTGCTCTCCGCCGACCTGGCGGGCAAGCCAGGGGCGCTGACCGCGCTGGCCGACCGCCTGGCGCGCCGTGACCCCTATGCGGCGCTGCCCTCCCTGCTGGACGACGAGCCGGCCGGGGTGCTGCTGCTGGGCACGGGCGGCGCCCGCTACGCGTGTGAGGCGGCGGCGGAGCGGATGCGGCGGGCCGGGCTCGGGGCCGTCGCGGAGTACGCCTCGACGACGGCGTCGCTGCCGCCGGGGCCGGACACACTGGTGGTGGCGGTGTCGCTGGGCAGTGGGCTGCGGGAGCTGTGCACGGCGCTCGACCACTACGTGGAGCGGTCGGCCGTCATCGTGCTGTGCGACGATGCGGACTCCCCCGTGGCGCGCTACGCCGACGTCCTGGTCCCGCTGTTGTCCGGGGAGGAACGCAGTGGCCTGGCCTGCAGCGGATACATGAACGCGCTGGCGCTGCTGCTGCTCCTGGGGCACCAGCTGGGGGCTCCCGTGCTGGGGGCGACGGCGGATCTGGGCCAGACGCTGCGCCGCAGCGCCAACGCCATCTCCGACCTCGTGGAGCGGGCGCCGGGGTGGGTGCCCGAGGCGGCCAAGGCGCTGGACTCCCCCGACGGTGTGCACTTCGTCGCCCCCGTGGAGCGGCTGTGCTCGGCTCGGCAGGCGGCGCTGGCGGTCCGGCAGGGGCCGGTGCGGGCCGCGCACGCGGCGGAGTCGGCCGAGTGGTCGCACACCGGCCGCCACCTCGCCGCGATCTCCGACTACCGGGCGGTGCTGTTCACCGGCTCGCACTATGACGACCGCGTCGCCGAACACCTGTTGCAGCTGCGCGGCGCGTTCGTGGCCGTGGGCGGCGCGGTCGAGGGCGCGGAGGTGAACCTGCGCTACCTCGGGGACACCGACCCCGACGTGCGGCTGCTCACCGAGCCGGTGGTCGGTGAGCTCCTCGCCGCCCACTGGTGGGCCGAACGCGGCGTCTGA
- the hisI gene encoding phosphoribosyl-AMP cyclohydrolase, whose translation MSTRPPENGSAPAPGQELDPAIVARLKRTADGLVPAVVQQYDTGEVLMLAWMDDEALRRTLTTRAATYWSRSRQEYWVKGATSGNVQRVVSAALDCDGDTLLIKVDQTGAACHTGDRTCFDGDPLPVAEEAP comes from the coding sequence ATGAGCACGCGTCCCCCGGAAAACGGCAGCGCACCCGCGCCCGGCCAGGAACTGGACCCCGCGATCGTGGCACGGCTGAAGCGCACCGCCGACGGCCTGGTGCCCGCCGTCGTCCAGCAGTACGACACCGGCGAGGTGCTCATGCTCGCCTGGATGGACGACGAGGCCCTGCGCCGCACCCTCACCACGCGCGCCGCCACCTACTGGTCGCGCAGCCGCCAGGAGTACTGGGTGAAGGGCGCCACCTCCGGCAACGTGCAGCGGGTCGTCTCGGCCGCTCTGGACTGCGACGGCGACACCCTGCTGATCAAGGTCGACCAGACCGGTGCCGCCTGCCACACGGGCGACCGCACGTGCTTCGACGGCGACCCGCTTCCCGTGGCGGAGGAGGCGCCGTGA
- a CDS encoding Trp biosynthesis-associated membrane protein, whose protein sequence is MSEPEENGPAGTGAPEEGAAAEPTEPDRRAARREFAIALAATVAGAVALLASAGQTWATGDVTIPGPSAPAPVALSGTDIAPAASALGWASLAALGALLATRGWARRAVGVLIVIFGAAGGYDLWRGTRPDALARAAGEQTTADGHLGTLDLAGQWPVLATAGAVLLLAVGAATAIRGAAWPGMGSRYDRHSAPSTDRAGDPAELWKSLDSGTDPTLDPASDSAAPGTGATASSGVSTHDRDAESADSKET, encoded by the coding sequence GTGAGCGAGCCGGAGGAGAACGGACCGGCGGGTACCGGCGCGCCGGAGGAGGGCGCGGCGGCCGAGCCGACCGAGCCCGACAGACGCGCCGCGCGCCGGGAGTTCGCCATCGCCCTGGCCGCCACGGTCGCCGGGGCGGTCGCGCTGCTGGCGTCCGCCGGGCAGACCTGGGCCACCGGTGACGTGACGATCCCCGGACCCTCGGCCCCCGCGCCCGTCGCCCTCAGCGGCACCGACATCGCGCCCGCGGCCTCCGCTCTGGGTTGGGCCTCGCTCGCCGCGCTCGGGGCGCTGCTGGCCACGCGCGGGTGGGCGCGCCGCGCCGTCGGCGTGCTCATCGTGATCTTCGGCGCCGCCGGCGGCTACGACCTGTGGCGCGGGACACGCCCCGACGCACTCGCCCGTGCGGCCGGAGAACAGACCACCGCCGACGGCCACCTCGGCACCCTCGACCTGGCCGGTCAGTGGCCGGTTCTGGCCACGGCGGGGGCGGTGCTTCTGCTGGCCGTCGGGGCGGCAACGGCGATCCGGGGTGCTGCCTGGCCTGGCATGGGCAGCAGGTACGATCGCCACAGTGCCCCGAGCACGGACCGCGCCGGCGACCCCGCCGAGCTGTGGAAGTCGCTCGACAGTGGCACCGACCCCACATTGGACCCCGCATCGGACAGCGCCGCGCCCGGGACGGGCGCCACGGCGTCGTCCGGTGTGTCAACGCACGACCGCGATGCGGAATCGGCAGATTCGAAGGAGACCTGA
- a CDS encoding HGxxPAAW family protein: protein MADAHHDEAHEDHGNTLAAWFLTLSWIVVWTIAGVAIIVADGKVVLWSTIALVASVVCAVVSGVMKKAGMGRKEPRPVPQTREEWEAARAAATKGKAASAKGDKEPAAAAAK from the coding sequence ATGGCCGACGCACACCACGACGAAGCACACGAAGACCACGGCAACACCCTCGCCGCCTGGTTCTTGACCCTCTCCTGGATCGTGGTCTGGACGATCGCCGGCGTGGCCATCATCGTCGCCGACGGCAAGGTCGTCCTGTGGTCGACCATCGCGCTGGTCGCCAGCGTCGTCTGCGCGGTGGTCTCCGGGGTCATGAAGAAGGCGGGCATGGGCCGCAAGGAGCCGCGTCCGGTCCCGCAGACCCGCGAGGAGTGGGAGGCCGCGCGCGCCGCCGCCACGAAGGGCAAGGCCGCGAGCGCTAAGGGCGACAAGGAGCCCGCTGCCGCCGCCGCGAAGTAA
- a CDS encoding CD225/dispanin family protein, whose amino-acid sequence MQQPMGGGQPPSNWLIPAILTIFCCWPAAIPGIVFASQVNSKWNMGDFAGAQDSAGKAKMWTLIALGLGLAFWIVYIILWLIGFGLAASAPATYDTGGY is encoded by the coding sequence ATGCAGCAGCCGATGGGCGGCGGCCAGCCGCCGTCCAACTGGCTGATTCCGGCCATCCTGACCATCTTCTGCTGCTGGCCGGCAGCCATCCCGGGCATCGTCTTCGCCTCTCAGGTCAACAGCAAGTGGAACATGGGTGACTTCGCGGGTGCCCAGGACTCCGCCGGCAAGGCCAAGATGTGGACGCTGATCGCCCTCGGTCTGGGGCTCGCCTTCTGGATCGTCTACATCATCCTTTGGCTCATCGGATTCGGCCTGGCAGCGAGCGCTCCGGCTACGTACGACACGGGCGGCTACTAA
- a CDS encoding ABC transporter ATP-binding protein: MTGKTKHAAETSAPPLRKLWTRLRAHRTSLLLGGVLNFAGGAVGLAQPLFAKYVVESLGNGDALARSLVVLSGLILVSALMSALGGYVLERTAHTLVLHIRRELVARLLRLRMSEVDRLKPGDLISRVTSDTNLLRNVVTNSITQLVSGVVLLVLGLAIMFYLDAVLFGITVAVAIVVVLILTRIIPHLAKSAFATQSAVGEMGARLERVFGAYRTFKSFSAEHSEMAQLGTVADRAWRKGVAVAGWQAGTGTLGWISVNLAFLIVLAVGASRVSSNALEISSLIAYLLLIFYLMQPVFSTLSGITVLQTGLAALRRIEETALLETETELDVADHRTCGAAPAPATVVFDRVNFAYDADSTNVLTNVSFSVDGPGLTAIVGPSGTGKTTLLSLIERFYDAADGSLAIDGKDVTEWPLRELRSNIGYVEQDSPVFDGSLRENLTISAPDATEEEISRAVELARLTDLTSTLPGGLDGEIGHRGATVSGGERQRIAIARALLRKPRVLLLDEVTSQLDAANEAALKRTITEIAEHATVIVVAHRLSTVSQADRIIVMESGRVRVTGRHDELMDSDDLYQDLVRSQVLT; the protein is encoded by the coding sequence ATGACCGGCAAGACAAAGCACGCAGCGGAAACCTCCGCACCGCCGCTACGAAAATTGTGGACACGACTGCGTGCGCATCGCACCTCGTTACTCCTGGGCGGGGTTCTGAATTTCGCGGGCGGGGCTGTTGGATTGGCTCAGCCGCTATTTGCGAAGTACGTTGTCGAATCTCTGGGAAATGGCGATGCGCTCGCCAGGTCGTTGGTTGTCCTTTCCGGCTTGATACTCGTGAGTGCGCTCATGTCCGCGCTCGGTGGTTACGTCCTCGAGCGGACGGCGCACACACTTGTCCTGCACATCCGCCGCGAACTGGTCGCGCGACTATTGCGTCTGCGGATGTCGGAGGTGGATCGCCTGAAACCTGGAGACCTCATCTCCCGTGTCACCTCCGACACGAATCTGTTGCGCAACGTAGTAACAAATAGCATAACTCAACTCGTCAGTGGAGTTGTGCTTCTCGTACTGGGCCTCGCGATCATGTTCTATCTGGACGCGGTCCTGTTTGGAATAACAGTCGCGGTGGCTATCGTAGTAGTCCTGATTCTCACCAGAATCATCCCCCACCTCGCCAAGTCTGCTTTCGCCACGCAAAGCGCGGTGGGTGAGATGGGTGCACGTTTGGAGCGCGTATTCGGAGCCTATCGGACATTTAAATCCTTCTCCGCCGAGCATTCCGAGATGGCGCAACTTGGCACGGTGGCAGACCGAGCCTGGAGGAAGGGCGTAGCAGTTGCCGGCTGGCAGGCCGGTACCGGGACACTCGGCTGGATATCCGTGAACCTGGCGTTCTTGATCGTTCTCGCCGTCGGGGCATCCCGGGTGAGCTCGAACGCGCTTGAGATATCCTCACTGATCGCATATCTGCTACTCATTTTTTACCTCATGCAGCCCGTCTTCTCAACTCTCTCCGGTATCACGGTTCTGCAGACCGGGTTGGCCGCACTGCGGCGCATCGAGGAGACCGCTCTGTTGGAGACGGAGACAGAACTGGACGTGGCCGACCACCGGACGTGCGGTGCCGCCCCCGCTCCGGCCACTGTCGTATTCGACCGAGTCAACTTCGCGTACGACGCCGATAGCACCAACGTCTTGACCAACGTCTCCTTCAGCGTCGACGGTCCGGGACTCACAGCTATCGTCGGCCCATCGGGTACGGGAAAGACAACGCTCCTCTCCCTCATCGAGCGTTTTTATGACGCAGCCGACGGAAGCTTAGCGATCGACGGGAAGGACGTGACCGAATGGCCGCTCCGCGAACTTCGCTCGAATATTGGATACGTTGAACAGGATTCCCCCGTCTTCGACGGCTCCCTGCGGGAGAACTTGACCATATCCGCGCCGGATGCAACCGAGGAAGAAATTAGCCGTGCAGTGGAGCTCGCCCGGCTGACCGACCTCACATCGACCCTGCCCGGGGGCCTTGACGGAGAGATTGGCCATCGGGGTGCCACCGTTTCCGGCGGTGAGCGGCAACGCATCGCTATCGCACGTGCGCTACTGAGGAAGCCGCGTGTGCTGCTGCTGGATGAGGTAACATCCCAGCTGGATGCCGCGAACGAGGCCGCACTCAAGAGGACCATCACGGAAATCGCTGAGCATGCGACCGTCATTGTGGTCGCCCATCGGCTGTCGACAGTAAGCCAGGCCGACCGGATCATCGTGATGGAGTCCGGCCGTGTCCGGGTCACCGGACGCCACGATGAGCTGATGGACTCTGATGACCTTTATCAGGACCTCGTCAGGTCTCAGGTCCTTACCTAG
- a CDS encoding TlpA family protein disulfide reductase gives MSTESVLAVLWVVVSFNLLLTLRLASKMRKGVPPPASASPEVPSVPTGAAAPPFEATTLDGRPFSLREYENRAVTFVFFYHGCATCRSHFPTISRLFAIAQRANSELVLVTYDEQKDSRPATEEMVKEFRIPAKVLFVPLGHELEKTYNPRKATPFFIHIENGIVRRNGGLGGDEWDQLVAEWHAKAEAGRRLIRKFA, from the coding sequence ATGAGCACAGAATCCGTGCTTGCTGTGCTGTGGGTCGTTGTCTCGTTCAACCTCCTCCTCACATTGCGGCTGGCCAGCAAGATGAGAAAGGGAGTGCCTCCGCCCGCTTCAGCTTCCCCGGAGGTCCCGAGTGTTCCGACAGGAGCGGCCGCTCCGCCCTTCGAGGCGACGACCCTAGATGGTCGTCCATTCTCACTCCGCGAGTACGAAAACCGTGCCGTCACATTCGTATTCTTTTATCACGGATGCGCTACCTGCCGCTCCCATTTTCCCACTATCAGTAGACTCTTCGCGATCGCACAGCGCGCCAACAGCGAACTCGTACTCGTAACGTACGACGAGCAGAAGGATAGTCGGCCGGCAACGGAGGAGATGGTCAAAGAGTTCAGAATTCCAGCAAAGGTGCTCTTCGTCCCTCTCGGCCATGAACTGGAAAAGACGTATAACCCGCGCAAGGCCACGCCATTTTTTATCCATATTGAGAACGGCATCGTCCGCCGCAATGGAGGCCTTGGCGGAGATGAATGGGATCAACTGGTGGCGGAATGGCATGCCAAGGCTGAGGCGGGACGCCGTCTGATAAGAAAGTTCGCGTAG
- a CDS encoding MauE/DoxX family redox-associated membrane protein, whose product MLAPFSEHAMLFCRMVIWTVFTLAAVNKLRDLSSFTDSIRSLLSLPASYARPLAQAVIIVELLIGLMMLVGGAALQWGFSTALFLLLAFSATLVNSLARGRQVSCNCFGSTTDPVSPADVIRNILLSLVPAAGMYVALEWGPATASPVSWDGIVVLASVVVWVTVSLHLRQVSWAFSNAATEDHAPAKEM is encoded by the coding sequence ATGTTGGCTCCGTTTTCCGAGCACGCGATGCTGTTCTGCCGGATGGTGATATGGACGGTGTTCACTCTCGCTGCTGTGAACAAGCTGAGGGACCTGTCGAGTTTTACGGACAGCATCCGCTCCCTGCTCAGTCTTCCAGCGTCATACGCGCGTCCTCTCGCCCAGGCAGTGATAATCGTTGAACTGCTCATTGGCCTCATGATGCTCGTCGGCGGCGCCGCGCTGCAGTGGGGATTCAGCACGGCACTTTTCCTGCTTCTTGCATTTTCTGCGACCCTGGTCAACTCGCTCGCCCGCGGCCGACAGGTCTCATGCAACTGCTTCGGCTCCACCACTGATCCGGTATCTCCCGCTGACGTTATCCGTAATATTCTGCTATCTCTCGTCCCGGCCGCAGGAATGTACGTGGCTCTGGAGTGGGGCCCTGCCACAGCATCTCCCGTCTCATGGGACGGGATCGTAGTCCTTGCGTCCGTGGTCGTGTGGGTTACCGTCAGTCTTCACCTGCGTCAGGTCTCCTGGGCGTTCTCCAACGCGGCGACCGAAGACCATGCTCCAGCTAAGGAAATGTGA